A stretch of the Vigna radiata var. radiata cultivar VC1973A chromosome 7, Vradiata_ver6, whole genome shotgun sequence genome encodes the following:
- the LOC106768314 gene encoding isocitrate dehydrogenase [NAD] regulatory subunit 1, mitochondrial isoform X2: MARRSLPFLKDLLSRSSPSRITTRSVTYMHRPGDGTPRPVTLIPGDGIGPMVTGAVEQVMEAMHAPVYFEKFEVHGNMKSVPQEVLESIRKNQVCLKGGLITPVGGGVSSLNVQLRKELDLFASLVNCFNLPGLTTRHNNVDIVVIRENTEGEYSGLEHEVIPGVVESLKFCSERIAKYAFEYAYLNNRKTVTAVHKANIMKLADGLFLESCREVATNYPGIKYNEIIVDNCCMQLVSKPEQFDVMVTPNLYGNLIANTAAGIAGGTGVMPGGNVGAEHAVFEQGASAGNVGSEQILEQKIANPVAILLSSAMMLRHLQFPAFADRLETAVASVILEGKYRTEDLGGSSTTQEVVDAVIDALD, translated from the exons ATGGCCAGAAGATCACTGCCGTTCCTCAAGGACCTTCTCTCGCGCTCCTCGCCCAGCCGGATCACCACCCGATCCGTCACCTACATGCACCGCCCTGGCGACGGCACGCCGAGGCCGGTGACACTCATTCCGGGCGACGGAATTGGGCCGATGGTGACGGGCGCGGTGGAGCAGGTGATGGAGGCGATGCACGCGCCGGTTTACTTTGAGAAGTTCGAGGTCCACGGGAACATGAAGTCGGTGCCGCAGGAAGTGTTAGAGTCGATTCGGAAGAACCAGGTGTGTCTCAAGGGAGGCCTCATCACCCCCGTAGGTGGCGGCGTCAGTTCCCTCAACGTGCAACTCAGGAAGGAGCTCGATCTCTTCGCCTCCCTCGTCAACTGCTTCAACCTCCCAGGCTTGACCACGCGCCACAATAACGTCGACATCGTCGTCATCAGGGAGAACACCGAAGGCGAGTACTCCGGCCTCGAACACGAGGTCATTCCCGGCGTCGTCGAAAGCCTTAAG TTCTGTTCAGAGCGTATTGCTAAATATGCATTCGAGTATGCTTATCTGAACAACAGAAAGACGGTGACTGCTGTGCACAAAGCAAATATTATGAAGCTTGCAGATGGTTTATTTTTGGAATCTTGTCGAGAGGTTGCCACAAATTACCCTGGAATCaagtataatgaaattattgtgGATAACTGCTGCATGCAGCTTGTTTCAAAGCCTGAACAGTTTGATGTCATG GTTACCCCAAATCTTTATGGAAATTTAATTGCAAATACTGCAGCAGGCATTGCTGGAGGTACTGGAGTTATGCCAGGAG GTAATGTTGGAGCCGAGCACGCTGTGTTTGAGCAAGGTGCTTCAGCAGGAAATGTTGGTAGTGAACAAATATTAGAGCAAAAGATTGCTAATCCAGTGGCAATTCTTCTCTCGTCAGCTATGATGCTTAGGCATCTTCAGTTTCCAGCTTTTGCTGACCGTTTGGAAACTGCAGTGGCAAGTGTCATTCTGGAGGGAAAATACCGAACAGAGGATCTTGGAGGGTCAAGCACCACCCAAGAGGTTGTGGATGCAGTCATAGATGCTTTAGATTGA
- the LOC106765942 gene encoding TMV resistance protein N-like has translation MATSTSCDVSEIRHDVFISFTGIDVRRGLLSHLKRELHRKHIDAYADERLDKGGEISSSLLRAIEASKILLVVFSKHYASSHWCLEELAKMIECMETNKQIVLPVFFDIDPSEVRHQYGDYGDALAEHEEEFKENMQIWRSALKTAGCLSGFHYPTNYENESDLVEKIVEDISVKLSKFYPSESNGLVGIDQNVTQIQSLLRVESNEVLFVGIWGMGGIGKTTIARAIFDKCSLQYDGCCFFNVREESERHGISNLRERLIYELLEGEGLHINKARFFRSAPRMLGRKKVMVVLDDVNTSEELGYLVTKPVCFGAGSRVIITSRDQDVLISGGLDQIHEVKEMKPLDSLKLFCLIAFNESQPKMGYEKLTEEVLKIAQGNPLALKVLGAEFHSRSTIDTWKCALRKFKKYPNEKILNAIRFSYDGLHEVEKKAFLDIAFFFQEDTKAYVIEQLDAWGLHGASGVEVLQRKALITVSNDNIIQMHDLIRQMGCEVVRQECITHPGRRTRLRDKEDVYSVLRYELGSDKMEGMQVDVFRIKDLPLKVGTFKKMPCLRFLKFYLPDDNIFLPPNPDGTLWYEKRHFPLLLSAWCKDLMRVACEIQIKCVDYVYFDGYSHPSLTSTLRNRGREIRSSTSMSLNKLTGSLGDVECSDILDQQFKILPDGLLCLRSTYYLKLSKKSTGEDSAKPKLHVLFDGLRFYERISVSKLKNSDIEGNRTLFLYFAGLIFLFYPFLLKRPWFHFLFSFRFAFFCTLFLYLLWKTIL, from the exons ATGGCAACCTCAACTTCTTGTGATGTTAGTGAAATAAGACATGATGTGTTCATCAGCTTCACAGGCATAGATGTCCGCAGAGGTCTTCTTAGCCATTTGAAAAGAGAATTACATCGCAAACATATTGATGCCTATGCGGATGAGAGACTTGATAAAGGGGGTGAAATATCATCCTCACTTCTCAGAGCAATTGAAGCCTCAAAAATTTTATTGGTCGTATTCTCCAAACACTATGCTTCATCACATTGGTGCCTGGAAGAGCTTGCCAAAATGATTGAATGCATGGAAACAAATAAACAGATTGTTCTACCTGTTTTCTTCGATATAGATCCATCAGAGGTTCGACACCAATATGGAGATTATGGAGATGCTTTAGCTGAACATGAAGAAGAGTTCAAGGAAAACATGCAAATTTGGAGATCAGCTCTGAAAACAGCTGGTTGTTTATCCGGATTTCATTATCCAACAAATTATGA GAATGAATCTGATCTTGTGGAGAAAATTGTGGAAGACATTTCAGTAAAATTGAGCAAGTTTTACCCAAGTGAATCAAATGGTCTTGTTGGAATTGATCAAAACGTTACACAGATTCAGTCGTTACTGCGAGTAGAATCAAATGAAGTTCTTTTTGTTGGAATTTGGGGCATGGGTGGCATAGGTAAGACAACCATTGCTCGTGCTATATTTGATAAATGTTCTCTTCAGTATGATGGCTGCTGTTTCTTCAATGTAAGAGAAGAATCAGAACGGCATGGTATCAGCAATTTACGAGAGAGGCTCATTTATGAACTACTTGAAGGAGAAGGTCTCCATATAAACAAAGCAAGATTCTTCCGTTCTGCTCCACGAATGCTGGGTCGGAAAAAAGTTATGGTAGTGCTTGATGATGTAAATACTTCTGAAGAATTAGGGTATCTGGTCACAAAACCAGTTTGCTTCGGTGCAGGGAGTAGAGTGATAATAACAAGTCGAGATCAGGATGTGCTTATAAGTGGAGGACTTGATCAAATTCATGAGGTCAAGGAAATGAAACCTCTTGATTCTCTCAAGCTCTTCTGTTTGATTGCCTTCAACGAAAGCCAACCCAAAATGGGATATGAAAAACTAACTGAAGAGGTGCTTAAAATCGCCCAGGGCAACCCCTTAGCCTTGAAAGTTTTAGGTGCAGAATTCCATTCCAGAAGTACTATAGACACATGGAAGTGTGCATTAAGAAAATTCAAGAAGTATCCGAATGAGAAAATTCTAAATGCGATAAGATTCAGTTATGATGGACTGCATGAAGTAGAGAAAAAGGCCTTCCTAGACATTGCATTCTTTTTCCAAGAAGACACCAAAGCCTATGTTATAGAGCAACTGGATGCATGGGGACTTCATGGAGCCAGTGGAGTGGAGGTTCTCCAACGAAAAGCTCTTATAACAGTTtcaaatgataatataatacaaatgcATGACCTGATACGTCAAATGGGTTGCGAAGTAGTTCGTCAAGAATGTATTACACATCCAGGAAGACGCACCCGATTGAGGGATAAAGAGGATGTATACAGTGTATTGAGGTATGAACTG GGAAGCGATAAGATGGAGGGCATGCAAGTAGACGTGTTTCGAATTAAAGACTTGCCGCTGAAAGTAGGCACTTTTAAAAAGATGCCTTGTCTGAGATTTCTGAAATTTTATCTCCCCGATGATAATATTTTCCTGCCACCAAACCCGGATGGAACGTTATGGTATGAAAAACGTCACTTTCCGTTGCTTTTATCTGCATGGTGCAAAGACCTCATGAGAGTTGCATGTGAGATTCAGATAAAATGTGTCGACTACGTTTATTTTGATGGTTACTCGCATCCTTCCCTAACATCGACGCTAAGAAACCGTGGAAGGGAAATACGATCGTCGACATCGATGTCATTGAACAAACTAACTGGTTCCCTCGGGGATGTTGAATGCTCAGATATACTTGATCAACAATTTAAGATTCTGCCTGATGGGCTACTTTGCCTGAGATCTACTTATTATCTTAAGCTTTCTAAGAAGAGCACGGGGGAAGACAGTGCAAAACCCAAGTTGCACGTTCTGTTTGACGGCTTAAGGTTTTATGAACGAATATCTGTGAGCAAGTTGAAGAACTCCGATATCGAGGGTAATCGGAcgttgtttctttattttgcaGGTTTGATCTTTCTATTTTATCCCTTTCTTCTCAAGAGACCTTGGTTTcatttcctcttttcttttcgtTTTGCATTCTTCTGCACTTTATTTTTGTATCTTTTATGGAAAACCATCCTTTGA
- the LOC106768312 gene encoding phosphoserine aminotransferase 2, chloroplastic has product MSISTSPHSHLLHPNRKRFLSNYRIHTTATLSLPSSRTFRPIQCASTPAQAQDRVFNFAAGPATLPETVLRRAQSELYLYEESGMSVMEMSHRGKDFMFILEKAEEHLHTLLEIPLGFSVLFLQGGATTQFAAVPLNLCTPDDPVDYVVTGSWSDKAFKEAQKYCKPSVIWSGKSGKYTTIPDVRSLEQNPKAKYLHICANETIHGVEYKDYPSPENRDGVLVADMSSNFCSKPVDVSRFGVIYAGAQKNVGPSGVTIVIVRDDLIGHAQGITPVMLDYKIHVENGSLYNTPPCYGIYMCGLVFEELLEQGGLKEVEKKNKKKAEILYNAIDGSKGFYKCPVEKDVRSLMNVPFTLEKSELEGEFIKEAEKENMVQLKGHRSVGGMRASIYNAMPLAGIQKLVAFMEDFQARHD; this is encoded by the coding sequence ATGTCGATCTCAACTTCACCTCACTCACACCTTCTTCACCCAAACCGTAAACGCTTTCTCTCCAACTACCGTATCCACACCACCGCCACCCTTTCCCTCCCCTCTTCGCGCACTTTCAGGCCCATCCAATGCGCATCTACGCCGGCCCAGGCCCAAGACCGCGTCTTCAACTTCGCCGCCGGTCCCGCCACCCTGCCCGAGACCGTACTTCGACGCGCCCAGTCCGAGCTCTACCTCTATGAAGAATCCGGCATGAGCGTCATGGAGATGAGCCACCGTGGCAAGGATTTCATGTTCATACTCGAAAAGGCCGAGGAACATCTACACACCCTCCTGGAAATCCCGCTGGGCTTTTCCGTCTTGTTCCTCCAGGGCGGCGCCACCACCCAGTTCGCAGCCGTGCCGCTCAACCTCTGCACCCCTGACGACCCCGTCGATTACGTTGTCACTGGGTCGTGGAGCGATAAGGCATTCAAGGAGGCCCAGAAATACTGCAAACCCAGTGTGATTTGGTCTGGGAAATCTGGAAAATACACAACGATTCCAGATGTTAGGAGTTTAGAGCAGAACCCAAAAGCTAAGTATTTGCACATTTGTGCAAATGAGACTATTCATGGGGTTGAATACAAGGACTACCCATCTCCAGAGAACCGCGATGGTGTTCTTGTTGCTGATATGTCTTCAAATTTCTGTTCCAAGCCTGTCGATGTGTCAAGGTTTGGTGTCATATATGCTGGTGCCCAGAAGAATGTGGGCCCCTCTGGTGTGACAATTGTGATAGTGAGGGATGATCTGATTGGGCATGCGCAGGGTATTACTCCTGTGATGCTTGATTACAAGATTCATGTTGAGAACGGGTCTCTGTACAACACTCCTCCTTGCTATGGCATTTACATGTGCGGGTTGGTGTTTGAGGAGCTGTTGGAGCAGGGTGGGTTGAAGGAGGttgagaagaagaataagaagaaagCTGAGATATTATATAATGCAATTGATGGGAGCAAGGGATTTTATAAGTGTCCGGTGGAGAAGGATGTGAGATCATTGATGAATGTGCCCTTCACGTTAGAGAAGTCAGAGCTTGAGGGAGAGTTTATCAAGGAGGCTGAAAAAGAGAACATGGTTCAGCTGAAGGGACATAGATCTGTTGGTGGCATGAGGGCTTCTATTTACAATGCCATGCCTTTGGCTGGAATTCAGAAATTGGTCGCTTTCATGGAGGACTTCCAAGCCAGACACGATTAG
- the LOC106768315 gene encoding serine acetyltransferase 4 has protein sequence MAHLSHKTLNYLPETLSEHEAEEAQPDSVGSFSFWPPHLEKVFPVYAMGIPNPVLDSSLQNSDCFDPIWDDVRKEAQLEAEREPILSSFFYATILSHDCLEQALAFALANRLQKPTLLATQLMDIFSTVMKHDKGIQHSIRLDIQAFKDRDPACLSYCSALLYMKGYQSLQVHRVAHALWGQGRKVLALALQSRVSEVFGVDIHPAAKIGNGILVDHGTGVVIGETAIIGNRVSLMQGVTLGGTGKETGDRHPKVAEGVLIGAHATILGNLQVGECVMIAAGSVVLQDVPPHSIVAGVPAKVIGRVREHYPSLNMQQDR, from the exons ATGGCTCATCTGAGCCACAAGACCTTGAATTATCTTCCTGAAACTCTGTCTGAACATGAAGCTGAGGAAGCCCAACCTGATAGTGTTGGTTCCTTTTCGTTTTGGCCTCCTCATTTGGAGAAAGTTTTCCCCGTTTATGCCATGGGAATTCCCAACCCTGTCTTGGATTCTTCACTTCAAAATTCAGATTGTTTTGATCCTATCTGGGATGATGTCAGAAAAGAAGCACAGTTAGAG GCAGAAAGGGAGCCAATTTTAAGTAGCTTCTTCTATGCCACTATTCTGTCTCATGATTGCTTGGAGCAAGCATTAGCTTTTGCTTTGGCCAACCGACTCCAAAAGCCTACTCTTTTGGCCACGCAGCTGATGGATATATTTTCTACTGTGATGAAGCATGATAAAGGTATCCAACATTCGATTCGCTTGGATATTCAG gcATTTAAAGATCGCGATCCTGCTTGTTTGTCATATTGCTCAGCACTTTTATATATGAAG GGTTATCAGTCTTTGCAAGTACATCGAGTAGCTCATGCTTTGTGGGGCCAGGGTCGCAAAGTTTTAGCCTTAGCTTTGCAAAGTCGAGTTAGTGAG GTTTTTGGAGTTGATATACATCCAG CTGCGAAAATTGGGAATGGAATTTTAGTAGATCATGGGACAGGTGTTGTTATTGGTGAAACTGCTATAATTGGAAACAGAGTTTCACTGATGCAA GGTGTAACTTTGGGTGGCACTGGAAAGGAAACAGGTGATCGGCATCCCAAAGTTGCTGAAGGTGTGCTCATTGGAGCTCATGCAACTATACTTGGGAATTTACAAGTTGGTGAATGTGTGATGATAGCTGCTGGTTCCGTTGTGTTACAAGATGTTCCTCCTCACAG CATTGTGGCTGGTGTACCAGCAAAGGTTATTGGAAGAGTACGTGAGCATTATCCATCCTTGAACATGCAGCAAG ACAGATGA
- the LOC106768314 gene encoding isocitrate dehydrogenase [NAD] regulatory subunit 1, mitochondrial isoform X1, producing the protein MARRSLPFLKDLLSRSSPSRITTRSVTYMHRPGDGTPRPVTLIPGDGIGPMVTGAVEQVMEAMHAPVYFEKFEVHGNMKSVPQEVLESIRKNQVCLKGGLITPVGGGVSSLNVQLRKELDLFASLVNCFNLPGLTTRHNNVDIVVIRENTEGEYSGLEHEVIPGVVESLKVITKFCSERIAKYAFEYAYLNNRKTVTAVHKANIMKLADGLFLESCREVATNYPGIKYNEIIVDNCCMQLVSKPEQFDVMVTPNLYGNLIANTAAGIAGGTGVMPGGNVGAEHAVFEQGASAGNVGSEQILEQKIANPVAILLSSAMMLRHLQFPAFADRLETAVASVILEGKYRTEDLGGSSTTQEVVDAVIDALD; encoded by the exons ATGGCCAGAAGATCACTGCCGTTCCTCAAGGACCTTCTCTCGCGCTCCTCGCCCAGCCGGATCACCACCCGATCCGTCACCTACATGCACCGCCCTGGCGACGGCACGCCGAGGCCGGTGACACTCATTCCGGGCGACGGAATTGGGCCGATGGTGACGGGCGCGGTGGAGCAGGTGATGGAGGCGATGCACGCGCCGGTTTACTTTGAGAAGTTCGAGGTCCACGGGAACATGAAGTCGGTGCCGCAGGAAGTGTTAGAGTCGATTCGGAAGAACCAGGTGTGTCTCAAGGGAGGCCTCATCACCCCCGTAGGTGGCGGCGTCAGTTCCCTCAACGTGCAACTCAGGAAGGAGCTCGATCTCTTCGCCTCCCTCGTCAACTGCTTCAACCTCCCAGGCTTGACCACGCGCCACAATAACGTCGACATCGTCGTCATCAGGGAGAACACCGAAGGCGAGTACTCCGGCCTCGAACACGAGGTCATTCCCGGCGTCGTCGAAAGCCTTAAG GTAATTACGAAGTTCTGTTCAGAGCGTATTGCTAAATATGCATTCGAGTATGCTTATCTGAACAACAGAAAGACGGTGACTGCTGTGCACAAAGCAAATATTATGAAGCTTGCAGATGGTTTATTTTTGGAATCTTGTCGAGAGGTTGCCACAAATTACCCTGGAATCaagtataatgaaattattgtgGATAACTGCTGCATGCAGCTTGTTTCAAAGCCTGAACAGTTTGATGTCATG GTTACCCCAAATCTTTATGGAAATTTAATTGCAAATACTGCAGCAGGCATTGCTGGAGGTACTGGAGTTATGCCAGGAG GTAATGTTGGAGCCGAGCACGCTGTGTTTGAGCAAGGTGCTTCAGCAGGAAATGTTGGTAGTGAACAAATATTAGAGCAAAAGATTGCTAATCCAGTGGCAATTCTTCTCTCGTCAGCTATGATGCTTAGGCATCTTCAGTTTCCAGCTTTTGCTGACCGTTTGGAAACTGCAGTGGCAAGTGTCATTCTGGAGGGAAAATACCGAACAGAGGATCTTGGAGGGTCAAGCACCACCCAAGAGGTTGTGGATGCAGTCATAGATGCTTTAGATTGA